The Actinomycetota bacterium region CGTCGTCCTGCTCAGCCTGTTCCGGGTCCTCACGTCGACGCGCGACCTGTTGGAGGATCTCCGGCGTCAGGTCGTCCCGATGCTCTCGGACGTGAACGAGACCGTCGACGGTGTGAACCGCGAACTCGTCCAGGTCGAAGGGATACTCGAGTCGGTCAAGGGGACGGTCACCGCCGTCGAGAAGGTGACGACCACGCTCGCCACCGCCATCGCCAACCCGGCCGTCCGGGGGGTGGCTCTGGCCGCAGGCGCCGCG contains the following coding sequences:
- a CDS encoding DUF948 domain-containing protein, which produces MSGWALVAAAVFWAILVAFLCVVLLSLFRVLTSTRDLLEDLRRQVVPMLSDVNETVDGVNRELVQVEGILESVKGTVTAVEKVTTTLATAIANPAVRGVALAAGAARAWQKMRER